The DNA sequence CAGTTTCAGTATCTCCCCCCCCGGCctctgttttttaatatttttaaatccttgttaaaaaaagaagtaaatTATATGACATCTTTACTGAGAGGTCAAAGTGTGTGTGCAATGGGGACTACTCACACAATGTTTGCAATTACAAGGATTAAAAACCTTGGTGGTGACATTTAGTTGGAATCTTGAACTTGTCTTTCTCATTCTCCCCCGTCGTGTAGCTATCGTATCCTGAACCCCAGTGCCATCCCCGATGATAAGTTTGTGGACAGCAGGAAGGCTGCAGAGAAACTGCTGAGCTCCCTGGACATCGACCACAACCAGTACAAGTTTGGACACACCAAGGTGAGTACAATACTGCAAAAGCCATTATAACTCCCAAAAGCTGGAAGGTCTCTTTAGAAAGATGACGTAGGACTGGCATTAAATACCATCCACAGAAAACCCTATAGAAATGGAGTAGAACTTGCGTTGGTTGGTAAATCTAGTTTTGGGAGCTCAGAAGCTCTACAAACACGAGTGCAGCCCTGTTCTTTACGGACAGCCTGACCGCTTGGTCTCTGCAGGTCTTCTTCAAGGCAGGCCTGCTGgggcagctggaggagatgaGAGACGAGCGCCTAGCTAAGATCCTCACCATGATCCAGGCCAGGGGCCGGGGAAGGATCATGCGGCTGGAGTACCAGAAGATGATCGAGAGAAGGTAACCCTTCTTTTGGTCTGGTGTGATCAGTTAAACCAACTAACAGGTTCTAATGAATTTATTCTTCCAGAGTTACTGCATATGATTAATGCACGTCATTGTTCTGCTCAAATGTTCGGCATGGCAATGGAGGTCATCTTGTTCCTCTTCGCATTTTATCTCAGTGTGTATAGTTTTGCTGCAATGGCAGATGCTCTCTGATAAGTGACTGTTTCATTCCTGCTGAAGACattaaattaagttttttttaatgtaatataagGGCTGGAGTGAGCAGACACCATAAAATGTGTCCGTTCCTATTCCCAGACTTTACCACAAATAAATGACAGCAACATGGCGAAACATAGCCTAATAATAATCTAACACTTAACACAGAGATTGTGAAGGTAaccagcaaaggaaaaaaaagtgcttttcttATTGGGAGAATAATTCTGAAATCACATTAATGTGGATGTGTGTATGGATTGTAAACAATGCAAAACCTGCTTTTTGAATTAGGAAGGAAGACATTTTCAAAGACCATTAAGTGTAAGAGCTGTTCAGCCtctcttaaaaataatttctcgaTCCCTTGGGCCTAGTTGTGCAAGACATTTTAATAACTGCATAGACCGAATATCTGCCAGGGTCATAGGGGATTAATACATCTTTCACtctcttatttttaaatatcaaaagCAGCCTTCAATGTCTCATCACTTGAGTTTGTATTTGACAGATAACTACTGGGGTTATGGAACACTTGGGCCGTGAAATCTGTTTTCAGATTCTAGCAGGCTTCCTTAAATTGCAAGTCAATGAGGGCAGAAACTGACCAACAGATACAAAATAACAGAATGATCATTGTTAACTCCTTTCAAGTTGGTGTCTTCTGAGTGTACGGCGAGGAAGCATGTTTCCAGTGGGGCAGCTCCGGTTTGTGTCTCTCTCACGTCCGTGCGCCCCGATTCCTGCTCGCCCCCAGGGATGCCCTGATGGTTATCCAGTGGAACATCCGTGCCTTCAACGCGGTGAAGCACTGGCCTTGGATGAAGCTCTTTTTCAAGATTAAGCCTCTGCTGAGGAGTGCGGCCACGGAGAAGGAGATGGCCAACTTGAAGGAGGAGTTCCTGAAGCTGAAGGAGGCCCTGGAGAAGAGTGAGGCCAAGAgaaaggagctggaggagaaacAAGTCAGCTTGATCCAGGAGAAGAACGACCTCTCTCTGCAGCTCCAGGCTGTGAGTGCTTATGACCACACTCGCAAAacgtatttttattattgtatcgTTAGTAGTATTAGATTAATAGTCATATCTTCTATATTAGTTTAAattcatcacaaaaaaaacaaaaagtaaacaaCTGGAAGAAAAGCAACAACAATCTAGACGATTGTGTGATCTAAGTGAGAGAACTGATAGGGTCCTGGACTTTTTAGGACTGTTTGAAATTTATGGGGATGAGCAAATTGATTTTCTTTGCACTTTGTCACCGTTCCTCAACCCCATTAAATTGAAGTGTTCCTGTTAAGAGGtgattttaagtatttttaataggAATGCAATTTAAAAGAGAGACACTACAAGacaacagcaaaataaatgaattactcCCTCCTTTTTACATTTAGATTCATATTCATGACATATGTATGTATAGACCATCAGTGTTTTTTACGTTAGTTTGTTATGCGCATTTGGAGATGATTCATATTTCATGTGCTCTTTGTCTGGTTTCATTGTGCTAAATACCTCCAAACGTCTctctccaggagcaggacaACCTTGCAGATGCTGAAGACCGCTGCGACCTCCTGATCAAAGCCAAGATCCAGCTGGAAGCCAAGGTCAAAGAGCTGACAGAGCGCCTGGAGGACGAGGAGGAGATGAACGCGGACATCACTTCTAAGAAGCGCAAGCTGGAGGATGAGTGTGCCGAGCTGAAGAAGGACATTGACGATCTGGAGATCACCCTGGCCAAGGTGGAGAAGGAGAAGCATGCCACAGAGAACAAGGTGAGCTGTTAAGGAGACCAGAAGATAAATTcagttaaaaataacaaatctcACACCATTGTGGTTCAGTTTTATGGAATGCTTGAGAAAAAAGATGGGACTTTTTCATTTAGATGGGACTTTGAAACATTTAGTTCTCCACtatagtattttattaaaacatctcTTAATATGTTAAGTATGTTatatgtttcttgaaaagcagTAGAACAAAGCATGTTGGGAGCTTAAAAATTATGAGTGATGGACTCCATCTCTCCCTTTCCACCCTCAGGTTAAGAACCTGATCGAGGAGATGGCTGCTCTGGACGAGATTATCGCCAAGCTGACCAAGGAGAAGAAGGCTCTTCAGGAGGCTCACCAGCAGGCCCTGGATGACCTGCAGGCAGAGGAGGACAAGGTCAACTCTCTGACCAAGGCTAAGGCCAAACTGGAGCAGCAAGTGGATGATGTGAGTCAACACTGGGGTATACGTGGGTGTGATTTCAGCATTGTTCTCTATGCTGACACTTAAATATACATCTCAGTATTATGTCACAGCAACATTAaaggaggagcagtgtgtgataCATTCTGATTGTTTTTGTGGCTACAGTCGGCTACTGAAACCTTGTCCTCCTTTTTGTTCCAGGAGATATCTCAGATACTAATTAAACCTTTGATTGAGCTAATAATTTGAATGAGGTGTTtgtcattattattaacatcTACGAGGCAAATTGTAATACAGGGAAATCTCTAGCAGTTTGTGAGCTGAAAAGGTtctaattaatcaaattattatCTTTAACAAGAGCTCTATTAAGTAACTATGAGCTCCCCGGCAGTTTAATTCTGTAGAGACTGGGGTCACCAAGTTCAGATCCTCACAAATTTGGGAATTTTAAAAAGctggaaaaaaggaaattcaTCAGATGAATTCTTTCCCTACATATATTGgaaaggtattttaaatattcaaatattagaCCTACATATAAATGGTAAGTAACACCAATATATAGCTGTACAACTGATCCTGCTAATCAGTTATTGAAGTTGATCAAATTATAAGCGTTTTAAGAGTTTGCCTGTGGAGTTTGTTTTAGAAAGTAACGTCTGCTGTGCGTGTGAGAAGTAAGACTTGAATCTCGGCCATGAATGAAAGCAGACCTTGCTCCCCATTCCAGCTGGAAGGCTCCCTTGAGCAGGAGAAGAAAGTGCGAATGGACCTGGAACGGGCCAAGCGCAAGCTGGAAGGAGACCTCAAACTGTCGCAGGAGTCCGTCATGGACCTGGAAAATGACAAACAGCAGCtggaagaaaaactgaaaaagtgaGAGCAACGTGTCTTGTTCCAGATGGCAGTAGCCATATAATCTTAGAACCAAGAACTGTGGTATATTATAGAATGTGTTCTTACATGTAAAGAAGAATCTTTAACATGTttttccctgtgctgaaaatcaAGAAATTGACATCAATTTTGCACTAGAATTTACTCTATTAGCCGCACCAGAAAAAAGATAGTATAGTACATTGTACTGAAAGATAATATAGATATAATATAGTATAGATAGAAAGATAGTGAATCCTAACAGAAATGAGACACCTTTAAGCAGCTTCTTTTTTCACCTTCTTCTAGGAAGGACTTTGAAATGAACCAGCTCAGCTCGAAGATTGAAGATGAGCAAGTAATGGTGATGCAGCTTCAGAAGAAAATCAAAGAACTGCAGGTGAGCACCAACCTCTGCTGCCAGGAGCTCCTGACAGTCTTACTCCAGGGCTCCAGGACTGGGATTCATGCAGCACCCATTTCAAATGAAGTTACATTTCTAATCACTAAGGGCTTGTCTAAAACATCACTGttttttatttggtgaaaactgaaataatccTTCAAGACTagtaaatataaacatttgcaCTGTTCTCTGTAGTAGTTGTCACGGCAAATGTTACACTCAAATACCtggaaaatcaaataaaaaagcgCAAAAGAAAAATTCATACGTTAAAGTTTTGAGCTTCAGTCGAATACAAGTAGGAAAGTTTGAATAACCGACCTCACATCAGTCACCAGTGAGTTTTACTCTGACGTTAAACACTGAACGATTCCTCCCTCGTGGGGGCGTGGCCAGGCGCGCATcgaggagctggaggaggagtTGGAGGCGGAGAGGGCCGCCCGGGCTAAGGTGGAGAAGCAGCGCTCCGAGGTGTCCCGTGAGCTGGAGGAGCTGAGCGAGAGGCTGGAGGAGGCCGGCGGGGCCACCACCGCCCAGATCGAGATGAACAAGAAGCGCGAGGCGGAGTTCCTGAAGCTGCGCCGGGACCTGGAGGAGGCCATGCTGCACCACGAGTCCACTGCGGCCGCTCTGAGGAAGAAGCATGCCGACAGCGTGGCGGAGCTGAGCGAGCAGATAGACAGCCTGCAGCGGGTCAAACAGAAGCTGGAGAAAGAGAAGAGTGAGGCCAGGATGGAGGTGGATGACCTGAGCTCAAGCCTGGAGCAGATCACCAAGTCCAAGGTAAGCTAAATCAAGGTGCCTGTTTGATTACGATCGGAGATAAATCAGGCACTTCATGGCTTCTCTTCAGACTGTTTTTGCTTTCATAGCCCAATTCTGTACGCACGaggtttcaatttatttttataggcCAATgctgagaagatgtgtaggacGTATGAGGATCAGTTGAATGAAAGCAAGTCCAAAGTGGATGAACTTCAGCGCCAGCTAAATGATGTCTCATCCCAACGGGCCAAGGTCCAGGCAGAGAACGGTAAGAATATAAAAAGAAGTATGGTAGATTCTCATACAAAACATGGATTTTCAAGCAGGATTATCCATTAGCATCGAAGCTCCAAACCcacaagaaaatataaaaactacCAACGATTATTTATTGCGATGTTCTTTGTTGGGTTGTGATGAAACCTTTATTCTACTAAAAGAACCTTCTTTCTGGGACAAATCTAGGAagaagtacttttttaaatacttatttCTTGTAATACATAGGTGTCCCCCTTTCCCATCTCTCTTTGCAGCGGAACTGGCCAGAAAGTTAGAAGAACGTGAAGCCCTGGTCACGCAGCTGAGCCGAACTAAGATCTCCTTCAGCCAAGCCACAGAGGaactcaagaaacagctggatgaggagAACAAGGTGCTTGCTTCTGCAAGGGACTGCAAAAACACTCCTGTTCTGTTAACGACCAGAGTCTCACCTCACCCATTGTGAAAAAGCAGAGTATGCGTTTCGGGTCATATTAACATTGAAATCTCATACAGAAATGCTGACTAGTGATAATAGGACATTGATAGTATTTAGTACTTCATCAGTCCTGTACATGACTCAAATTTAGTTTTATGTATAAAAACGTGTAAATGTTTAACCTTAGGACCGCTAACACACTTGTGTATCTGACACGGTGTTTACTTTTTCGGCCGCAGGCGAAGAACGCTCTGGCTCACGCCCTGCAGGCCTCGCGGCACGACTGCGACCTGCTGAGGGAGCAGTacgaggaggagcaggaggccaAGTCCGAGCTGCAGCGGGCCTTGTCCAAGGCCAACGCCGAGGTGGCGCAGTGGCGGAACAAGTATGAGACGGACGCCATCCAGAGGACCGAGGAGCTCGAGGAGGCCAAGTAAGGCCTTCTTTCATCAATCTCTCGGTGTCTCCGATGAGCAAGAAGCTTAAATGGAGTTTTTCTGGGGGGATATTTTCACAGAACTGTGGAAACCCAAAGAggaattttcaaataatttatcCTACCAAAACTATatattcagtatacagtacactgaattTGTCATTAGCTAATGCATAAACATTAACTATCCTGCTGTATATGTAGTTAACCTATGCAAGtcttaattataaaaaaataaaatgtaattattaaaaaacaaattcctcatTAGAGAAGATACAAGAATGGCAATGAGATCTCAGTTCGTAAGACTGACAATTTGCTTGTTTCATGAAAGATAGGAATGAATACTTCTCGTATAATCTAAATCTTGTATACTGGTTACTCATACAGCGAGGGAGTGGTGCAACGGGATGAACCATGGGACACGTGTAAAAAAATCCAATGCAATGACCTCCTTTGCAGGAAGAAGTTGGCATCGCGGCTGCAGGACGCCGAGGAAGCAGTGGAGGCGTCCAACGCCAAGTGCTCCTCCCTGGAGAAGACGAAACACCGCCTGCAGACCGAGATCGAGGACCTGGTGGTGGATCTGGAAAGAGCCAactccgccgccgccgccctggACAAGAAGCAGCGCAACTTTGACAAGGTGCTGGCCGAGTGGAAGCAGAAGTACGAGGAGACGCAGTCCGAGCTGGAGGGCTCGCAGAAGGAGGCACGCAGCCTGAGTACGGAGCTCTTCAAGCTCAAGAACGCCTACGAGGAGTCGCTGGACCACCTGGAAACAATCAAGCGGGAGAACAAGAACCTCCAAGGTATGAGTGAAGACTGGGCTTGCAGACCAGTTACAGATCAGGACCTGCATCTACCCTGCAGGTTTAATCTTCTTTGGAAGTTTAGCTTGAATTTGGGAACAGTTTATTGTGTTCCGCAACCATAGCACGATGcagcaaatgttttaaaaatgcgtACTCCTGCTTCTGATCTCATAAGAGTCTGTGTTTCTTCAAGAGGAGATCTCGGACCTCACGGATCAGATCGGCCAAGGAGGAAAGACAATCCACGAACTGGAGAAGATGAAGAAAGGCCTGGAGGCAGAGAAGAGCGATATCCAGGCAGCGCTGGAGGAGGCAGAGGTAAGCATCTGCCCAGGTTGCACATCTCCGTTAAACCACATGGTCATGTCTTCATTCTTGCAGCTGTATCTTGAGTAGCAAATTTTGCACAAAGATgttcaaaaccatttttttgtctttagaatTACAAATGATAAATGACAACATTTCACTGTATTTATGCTTCCAGGGTGCCCTCGAGCATGAGGAAAGCAAGACCTTACGAATCCAACTAGAACTGAACCAGATCAAGGCTGAAATTGACAGGAAGCTGGCGGAAAAGGAAGAGGAAATCGACAACCTTAGGTAACCCAACTCTTCTTAGACAAGTGTGCATTTCTCATTGACTGGTCTACATGGCAACAGGCACTTGGTATGTTTTAGGGGTCATTGTTTATGCCTTAATCCAAGAGAACTTTAACCGCCTAACAATCACCCATCTTGGGCCATCACCCTGCTCACAGTTGGCAGTATAGGCAGTTGCAGGATAACCTTTAAGGAAAGCAAATGGTTAATCCTAGGCTCTGCCCTCCCCTATTTCTCAGGCGTAACCACCAGCGTGCCATAGAGTCCATGCAGGCCACCCTTGATGCTGAAGCAAAGTCTCGCAACGAGGCTATCAGGCTCAAAAAGAAGATGGAAGGGGACCTAAATGAAATGGAGATCCAGCTGAACCACGCCAACCGGCAGGCAGCAGAGTCCCAGAAACTTGTTCGCCAGCTGCAGGCTCAGATCAAGGTTCGCATCCGCCAGGGGGTCAGCGGAGTGGCGAAACAGTGCATGTCCTCGACCGCTTTGAAACAAAATGGCAACCTCCAAATTCAGATAAGTCCATTTCGGTTTTGCGTTCCCAGGACCTGCAGATTGAACTGGACGACACACTCCACCAAAACGAAGACCTGAAGGAGCAAACTGCAGTGGTGGAGCGCAGGAACAACCTGCTGGTGGCGGAGGTGGAAGAGCTGCGCAGCTGCCTGGAGCAGACCGACCGTGGTCGCAAGCTGGCTGAGCATGAGCTGCTGGAGTCCACAGAGAGAGTCAACCTGCTGCACTCTCAGGTCTGTCCAACGCTTATGTCCACCCACACAAGGGCCAGAAGCCACAGCTAAGATGGTGTTCCTTAAAATCTgtattcttgcatatactgtatatatttaatttgtacaCTGCTGCCTTAGAAATGCATAATAATTGAAATTCCCTGAGTAGCACTAATCTTGGATGACCTCATGTTATGTTAATTAAGCAAATCCAAGACTACTTCAAATTGGGGTTGGTGAAACAAGTCCCCAGATCCCACTTAAGAACTTGCAGACTCATGCATATGTAGACACTAAAGGTAAAGTTTAGCTGTAATGCATTGCAGTCTTAGATATGTGACTTAGTGTACATGCTTGTTCACTAAGAAAATCCATTACACAATGTTCTGTGAGGACTGGAAAAAGATCTATATGCTGTTTGGATGTTGGGGACTCATGGACTTGGATTATTAAGCAAACCAACTTCCTTCATTAGCATGTCATTCAGTCTAATAAATTCTGCCGCCTTTGTTGCCTTATCTTCCAGAATACTGGACTTATTAACCAGAAGAAGAAACTGGAGAATGATATTGCACAGCTGTCCAGCGAAGTGGACGAGGCTGTGCAGGAGTGTCGCAATGCTGAGGAAAAAGCCAAGAAGGCCATAACTGACGTAAGAAATACGGATATAAAAGCTTGTTGATTAACCCTGTTCATCGACATCACAATGCACTGCCGAACTTTAAATTTCTGGTCATGTGTGATACCCAGCTTGTCAAAGGTGTTAATTGCCTTCAGTTTTCTATAATACTTTCtacattacaatacaaaaagCTGATCATATTTCATCACATTCAGTTACATCAAAGGATATGTAATATACAAATGGTACGTTAAATTTGTGAATGACTTATGGTTGGCCAAAGTAACAGGAGCAAATATATTCTGCTCAAGGCAACGTGTTCTCTAATCTGTGCTCATTGCACCTGGTGACTGGTCTGTTCTCCATCACACCGCAGGCTGCCATGATGGCGGAGGAGCTGAAGAAGGAGCAGGATACCAGCGCCCACCTGGAGCGCATGAAGAAGAACATGGAGCAGACCATCAAGGACCTGCAGATGCGCCTGGACGAGGCTGAGCAGATCGCGCTGAAGGGTGGAAAGAAGCAGATTCAGAAACTGGAGGCCCGGGTGAGCCAGTGGAGTGGCCCTTGTCACTGTACCATGTAATGCCGAAGGCACCATCAAACTGCACTAATTCATCTACAATTAAGAAAAACTACTTTCTCATGCATGTCATACCCTAATCATCCCTGATGGTCGGAGATCCCTTTAAATCTTGTTTTTACTACTCCCAggttttataaaaaacaaaacaaatcaagaaGCAAACTATTCATTTCCCCAGGTGAGGGAGCTGGAGGGCGAACTGGAGAGCGAACAGAAGAAGAGCAACGAATTCCAGAAGGGAGTTCGCAAGTATGAGAGGAGAATTAAAGAGCTCACCTACCAGGTACTCAGTCTTAAGTCAACAGTCACAAAGCTTACCTGAACACAGGACCTGGTCCTTGATTTCCATTCAAAGACTTGGGCTAAATCTTAGCCTGTTCTAATGCTGGCAAAGGGCTATTGCTAGTAGAATATATCTACGGATGTATTAGTCAGTTCACAAATATAGGTCATACACATAAAACCTTAATAGAAGAGGCTGAAGCTCGCTGTCGTTGTGCAGACAGAAGAAGACAGGAAGAACATGGCTCGCCTGCAGGAGCTGATTGACAAGCTGCAGATCAAGGTGAAGAGCTACAAGAGGCAGGCCGAGGAAGCGGTAAGTCGCACTGTACGACACGGACCGAACTTGAACGCTTTATGTTAACTGTGAAAAAAGCCCGGGCCATTTTCACAACTACAGAAATTGTTtttggaggggaaaaaaataaaaaatcatttcagattTAATATGGAAAAAACAATATAGTTTAAAAGCActtaaacagcagaaacatcacCTCCCAGTTCCTGCAAGCCTCCCATTTTCACCTGTAGCAGCTTTTACTACTCAGAAATGTGATAAATAGACCTTTAAAACTCTGCAAGGAACCAAAAGCATGTGTTTCAGCTTTAAAGTATTAACAACATGGGTCCCcactatgaaaaaataaaagtaatgttAGCCATTACTTAACCATCTTCATGCACCTATACTTCATAACAGTAGGTACATCAGAAGCTGTGTGCTCTTCTTAATCTGTCTGTCCCATCCCTCTCCCCCTTCCAGGAAGAGCAAGCCAACTCCAACCTGTCCAAGTACAGGAAGATCCAGCACGAGCTGGATGATGCTGAGGAGCGAGCTGAGATGGCTGAATCTCAGGTCAACAAGCTACGTGTCCGCACCCGAGACCAGGGAGGCAAGGTAGGCAAAGTGCAAAGCACTGTCAACCAGCATGTAGGAGCCATAAGCAAACTTTCAATGAAGGTTACTACAGACCATAGAGCATCTTCATTGCAATGATTTCTAAGTttatagccagcagctatattgCCCTGTATctcacaactggaaacccactgaagctcagcacctgtatgggagacctcctgggaaaaactaaggttactgctagaagaggtgttagtggggccagcagggagcgctcaccctgcggtcctaACGCCCCagaatagtgacagggacactatgctgtaagAAAAGGCACCACCCTtccggatgagatgtaaaaccaaggcccCGACTCCgtggtcataaaaaatcccagggcgtttcttgaaaaaagtattGGTGTTAATGCTGGTTTCCTGGACAAAATTCTCCCTGGCCTTTAacaatcatagcctcctaataatccccatctatgaattggcttcattactctgctctcctccccaccgatagctgaAGTGTGGTGACCACACTGGAGCACTTTGGTGTTgatggagaggagtccccattacccataaagcactttgagtgaagtgtccagaaacatTCTATATAAGCATAAGGATTTTTATAATTTAGATTAAACAACCATTATACTTCACTTGCTTCATAACAGCCATTAACGTTTGTGTTCAAGACTGACAGTATTTCCTTTTATTTCAGCAAGCAGAATAAAACAGAAGTTACTCTGCACCTTACAGAAGAAAACAGTCACTTAGCTGCAACAGCTATGGGAGTGTGAAATAAAGCATTTACAATTTAACTGCCCTCGGTCTCTTTGTGATAAAAACCCTTCTATTCCATCTGCAACTTCACAGCACTCCAGATCACATTTGCTACAGTAAAAGAGCAAAATGAAGTCCTTTATGAATTCCACGTTTTCAAGCAAGTCCCAAGGTGAGGCCTGACTATCATACAACACCGAGCGACTCTTATCAAAAATGGTGCTCTGCTAAGATGTGGAATTAATtctgaacaagaaaatattggtTAAAACATTCTTCCATAAAAATAAGATCTGACTATGAATggaacatacacacacacacaatgaaTAAGCAAACCACTTAATTCTAAAACAACCTTATAATGaccaccagcaccactgagcTATGCCACAGGTATGGAATAGGGATCCAAAGCCCTCTCACACTTACCATTCTCATTAGGAAATACAGGGCAATGGCAAGTCTACAATTTATAACAGACATTATAAATGTAGGCAATTACTGAAGCAGGCAATTACTCAATACCATCTCTAACAAACCTTTTTTAGTGTCAAGTGAATCAGAAGCTAACACACCACACTAGATTAAAGTAGTgagaacaatttatttttaaatttacaaaCAATAAAGTTAAATTATGAAAACCGCAACCATTACAGAAAAGAAGACATGGAGAGGAGCAGTAACTAAAGACTGGAGGATTGTAGCTGTGGAGGCAGGGAGAGTGCTGCACATCAGGGAAGAGGTCTCTTGGGGACACTAGGTTTC is a window from the Lepisosteus oculatus isolate fLepOcu1 chromosome 16, fLepOcu1.hap2, whole genome shotgun sequence genome containing:
- the myh7ba gene encoding myosin, heavy chain 7B, cardiac muscle, beta a isoform X2; this encodes MEAFGNAKTLRNDNSSRFGKFIRIHFGPTGKLASADIDIYLLEKSRVIFQQPGERSYHIYYQIVSQRKPELLDMLLVSSNPYDYHFCSQGVTTVDNLDDGDELMATDKAMDILGFSADEKYGCYKIVGAIMHFGNMKFKQKQREEQAEADGTESADKAAYLMGVSSADLIKGLLHPRVKVGNECVIKGQNVEQVNYAVGALAKATYDRMFKWLVNRINKTLYTSLPRQFFIGVLDIAGFEIFEYNSFEQLCINFTNEKLQQFFNHHMFILEQEEYKREGIDWVFIDFGLDLQACIDLIEKPMGILSILEEECMFPKATDSSFKAKLYDNHLGKSANFQKPRPDKKRKYEAHFELVHYAGVVPYNIFGWLDKNKDPLNETVVTCFQKSANKLLASLYENYVSAEAAAEHPKTGAKEKRKKAASFQTVSQLHKENLNKLMTNLRATQPHFVRCIIPNETKTPGIMDPFLVLHQLRCNGVLEGIRICRKGFPNRVLYADFKQRYRILNPSAIPDDKFVDSRKAAEKLLSSLDIDHNQYKFGHTKVFFKAGLLGQLEEMRDERLAKILTMIQARGRGRIMRLEYQKMIERRDALMVIQWNIRAFNAVKHWPWMKLFFKIKPLLRSAATEKEMANLKEEFLKLKEALEKSEAKRKELEEKQVSLIQEKNDLSLQLQAEQDNLADAEDRCDLLIKAKIQLEAKVKELTERLEDEEEMNADITSKKRKLEDECAELKKDIDDLEITLAKVEKEKHATENKVKNLIEEMAALDEIIAKLTKEKKALQEAHQQALDDLQAEEDKVNSLTKAKAKLEQQVDDLEGSLEQEKKVRMDLERAKRKLEGDLKLSQESVMDLENDKQQLEEKLKKKDFEMNQLSSKIEDEQVMVMQLQKKIKELQARIEELEEELEAERAARAKVEKQRSEVSRELEELSERLEEAGGATTAQIEMNKKREAEFLKLRRDLEEAMLHHESTAAALRKKHADSVAELSEQIDSLQRVKQKLEKEKSEARMEVDDLSSSLEQITKSKANAEKMCRTYEDQLNESKSKVDELQRQLNDVSSQRAKVQAENAELARKLEEREALVTQLSRTKISFSQATEELKKQLDEENKAKNALAHALQASRHDCDLLREQYEEEQEAKSELQRALSKANAEVAQWRNKYETDAIQRTEELEEAKKKLASRLQDAEEAVEASNAKCSSLEKTKHRLQTEIEDLVVDLERANSAAAALDKKQRNFDKVLAEWKQKYEETQSELEGSQKEARSLSTELFKLKNAYEESLDHLETIKRENKNLQEEISDLTDQIGQGGKTIHELEKMKKGLEAEKSDIQAALEEAEGALEHEESKTLRIQLELNQIKAEIDRKLAEKEEEIDNLRRNHQRAIESMQATLDAEAKSRNEAIRLKKKMEGDLNEMEIQLNHANRQAAESQKLVRQLQAQIKDLQIELDDTLHQNEDLKEQTAVVERRNNLLVAEVEELRSCLEQTDRGRKLAEHELLESTERVNLLHSQNTGLINQKKKLENDIAQLSSEVDEAVQECRNAEEKAKKAITDAAMMAEELKKEQDTSAHLERMKKNMEQTIKDLQMRLDEAEQIALKGGKKQIQKLEARVRELEGELESEQKKSNEFQKGVRKYERRIKELTYQTEEDRKNMARLQELIDKLQIKVKSYKRQAEEAEEQANSNLSKYRKIQHELDDAEERAEMAESQVNKLRVRTRDQGGKQAE